A window of the Helianthus annuus cultivar XRQ/B chromosome 4, HanXRQr2.0-SUNRISE, whole genome shotgun sequence genome harbors these coding sequences:
- the LOC110933779 gene encoding uncharacterized protein LOC110933779: MARRTVYDQATTGFAGGNSPITLPDIPNDRSWQIPSYIMTAITNSCQFHGRDDEDAPAHINRITRLCSTFSIEGVNLDARYLQIFPFSLAGRAAVWFDSQPAGTFTTWAGLRDAFLAKYFPPAKASRLRDQIHSFRMEPDEPYHLAWERFQTLLSRCSQHGLSDWALVEKFYNGLTPEIRARFDTSAGGQLLGKKTVAECNDLFQSFAHSDMDYSTTSRTSIPVRTSSAGRGVNQVSLDPSVVAAMIERVREELRQEMKRELSEIKKRIDRCEVCRGGHDTLDCPTLTLEQVEFIAGQSRGQFSNNNNLFNSSWQGSGSSSGYRPSGDPPGFPLSQYQSRGTDLYQSGQYSGSSRQFASGGPTQESQGSGKAPEVSTNRLEEMFAQMMMQTQAFMKNQEQTNRNHELQLKNQESTLLDLQRSVGDIARQLRESPSGQFSGITHPVNHSVKAITTRSGMSLGEVARESVELESDAEVDEEIEMEVPGKVQHRLDPASTAHTEEPQVEKKVEKQPVRARPPPVIDYSRLPFPARAKQQQYAREYEKFLTMFTQLKVNLPFIEALRSMPKYAKFLKDFLKRKDKIGECSSTPLNGDCSAVILTKLPEKLTDPGIFTIPCLFGGDVQNHALADLGASINLMPYSFYEKLGLGDLKPTRMTLSLADKSVKYPRGIVENLLVKVDRFVFPADFVVLDMEADEKVPLILGRPFLNTAKALIDVFLGTITLRAGDESVVFKVNTTRGSSDRVEAIALLEESGKVESAEKEVVTELSVEKVLKPKCGDPPDRRVEELEERLMRLESRIEILSRAQCGDRFRYETSRFKPPDDELRDCEKYEGVWRDAGNDRFDSAAARSSWYGGELRLYDPP, translated from the coding sequence ATGGCCCGTAGGACAGTCTACGATCAGGCGACCACTGGCTTTGCCGGTGGGAATTCCCCCATCACCCTTCCAGACATCCCGAACGATCGGTCTTGGCAGATTCCATCCTACATTATGACCGCCATCACAAATTCCTGCCAGTTCCATGGTCGTGACGACGAGGATGCCCCCGCTCATATCAATCGCATCACTCGTCTCTGCAGCACCTTCTCCATTGAGGGTGTCAATCTTGATGCTAGGTATCTTCAGATCTTTCCATTCTCACTCGCTGGACGCGCAGCCGTCTGGTTCGATTCTCAGCCCGCAGGCACTTTCACCACTTGGGCAGGTCTCCGTGATGCTTTCTTAGCCAAGTACTTTCCACCAGCCAAAGCGTCTCGCCTTCGTGATCAGATCCACTCCTTCCGCATGGAGCCTGATGAGCCGTACCACTTGGCGTGGGAGCGTTTTCAGACGCTTCTTTCCCGTTGTTCGCAACATGGTTTGTCTGATTGGGCGTTAGTTGAAAAATTCTACAATGGTCTTACTCCTGAGATTAGAGCTCGTTTCGATACTTCAGCAGGAGGGCAACTTTTGGGCAAGAAAACAGTAGCTGAGTGTAACGATTTGTTTCAAAGTTTTGCCCATTCTGACATGGATTACAGCACTACCAGCAGGACTTCCATTCCTGTTCGTACCTCCTCGGCCGGTCGAGGGGTAAACCAAGTTAGCTTGGATCCATCGGTAGTTGCTGCTATGATCGAGAGAGTTAGAGAGGAGTTGAGGCAAGAGATGAAGCGAGAGCTGAGTGAGATTAAGAAGAGAATTGATAGGTGTGAGGTCTGTAGGGGAGGTCACGACACGCTCGATTGTCCCACTCTTACTCTAGAGCAGGTTGAGTTCATAGCTGGTCAGTCTAGGGGTCAatttagtaataataataatctttttAACTCCAGCTGGCAGGGTAGTGGTAGTAGTAGTGGATATCGCCCTTCTGGCGATCCCCCTGGTTTTCCATTGAGTCAGTATCAAAGTAGGGGGACTGATTTATATCAGAGTGGTCAGTATAGTGGTTCGAGTAGGCAGTTTGCTAGTGGAGGACCGACTCAGGAGAGTCAAGGCAGTGGAAAGGCTCCTGAGGTTAGTACGAACAGGTTGGAGGAGATGTTCGCCCAGATGATGATGCAGACTCAGGCGTTCATGAAAAATCAGGAGCAGACGAATAGAAACCACGAACTTCAGCTTAAAAATCAAGAGTCTACTCTTTTAGATCTTCAGAGGTCAGTAGGGGATATAGCTAGGCAGTTGAGAGAGTCCCCCTCTGGTCAGTTTTCAGGTATCACTCACCCGGTTAACCATTCTGTGAAAGCCATCACTACTCGTAGTGGGATGAGTCTAGGAGAGGTCGCGAGAGAGAGTGTTGAGTTAGAGAGTGACGCTGAGGTAGATGAGGAAATAGAGATGGAGGTCCCAGGTAAGGTGCAACATAGGCTAgacccagcaagtaccgcacataCCGAGGAGCCTCAGGTTGAGAAGAAAGTAGAGAAGCAGCCGGTTAGGGCTAGGCCACCGCCGGTGATTGATTATTCCCGTCTTCCGTTTCCCGCCCGTGCTAAGCAGCAGCAATACGCTAGGGAATACGAGAAGTTTCTTACGATGTTCACCCAGCTAAAGGTGAATCTTCCGTTCATAGAGGCCCTGAGATCCATGCCCAAATACGCCAAGTTCCTTAAGGATTTTCTCAAGCGTAAGGATAAGATAGGTGAGTGTTCTAGTACTCCATTGAATGGAGATTGTTCTGCAGTGATCTTGACTAAACTTCCTGAGAAACTCACTGATCCGGGCATATTCACGATCCCATGTTTGTTTGGTGGTGATGTTCAAAACCACGCGTTGGCAGACCTTGGTGCTAGTATTAATTTGATGCCATATTCATTTTACGAAAAACTAGGCCTTGGTGATTTGAAGCCAACTCGAATGACCCTCTCGTTAGCGGATAAGTCAGTTAAGTATCCTCGTGGGATAGTGGAGAATTTGTTAGTGAAGGTGGACAGGTTTGTCTTTCCAGCGGATTTTGTAGTGCTAGATATGGAGGCTGATGAAAAAGTGCCGTTGATTTTAGGGCGCCCGTTCTTGAACACCGCTAAAGCGCTTATAGATGTCTTCTTAGGCACAATTACACTTAGAGCGGGCGACGAGTCGGTAGTTTTCAAGGTGAATACTACGAGAGGGTCGAGTGATCGAGTCGAAGCGATCGCGTTGTTGGAGGAGAGTGGGAAGGTTGAGAGTGCCGAGAAAGAGGTGGTGACTGAGCTGAGTGTGGAGAAGGTGTTAAAACCCAAGTGTGGGGATCCACCTGATAGGAGAGTTGAAGAGTTGGAAGAGAGGTTGATGAGGTTAGAATCTAGGATAGAGATACTGAGCAGGGCTCAGTGTGGGGATAGATTTCGATATGAAACATCTAGATTCAAACCGCCCGATGACGAGTTGAGAGATTGTGAGAAATATGAGGGAGTTTGGAGAGATGCGGGAAATGATAGGTTTGATAGTGCTGCAGCCCGTAGTAGTTGGTATGGAGGTGAGCTGCGCTTATATGATCCTCCATGA